In a single window of the Sander lucioperca isolate FBNREF2018 chromosome 19, SLUC_FBN_1.2, whole genome shotgun sequence genome:
- the rmdn3 gene encoding regulator of microtubule dynamics protein 3: MNTPLGRNGLIGLAVGATAGCGLIAFIIYKEIVRRRSQRLVLEARPASRLFDGVDKAVLLRDAMDVQEAEAQQQALAAVEAVVHGLSPEQQLEFRNQLDDVLTCVASLRSEVAELRGGLQDIAQQIIQDVKKGVEDSQRVRRRRHFVHRERNDSTGSSSIYFTASQGMASTYETTSEGGYSTAYAESDYTDRDTDKEEGEREPEQESEEEEERSCATVLTIRQEDSQEEEVEERGLEEEDEEDEGRLQLVTEVPSGELALLLAQSDILHTGDASLKAEGFRLLLDNRAEYGDSREFLWRLARAYRDMYESTEDKQEKKAYAQQGREEAELALKKNGLNAECHKWFAVLTELTSQHDSMHSKLKSSHILKEHLDRALALRDDDPMCFYLLGRWCYEVATLDWLEQKAAAALYQSPPTSTLHDALENFLKAEELSPGFSKTVRLYIAQCHKKLGNISEATNWTELALKMPTNSNYDETTKLEAQLRVLTDRKT; this comes from the exons ATGAACACGCCGCTAGGGAGGAACGGTTTAATCGGGCTTGCTGTCGGAGCTACAGCCGGTTGTGGCTTGATTGCCTTCATAATTTACAAGGAGATCGTTAGGAGAAGATCCCAGAGACTGGTGCTGGAGGCCCGGCCAGCTTCCCGGCTGTTTGACGGGGTGGATAAAGCCGTGCTGCTGCGGGATGCCATGGATGTACAGG AGGCGGAGGCCCAGCAGCAGGCTCTGGCAGCGGTGGAGGCAGTGGTGCATGGCCTGTCCCCGGAGCAACAGCTGGAGTTTAGGAACCAGCTGGATGATGTGCTGACCTGCGTGGCCTCACTGCGCTCAGAGGTGGCTGAGCTGAGGGGCGGCCTGCAGGACATCGCCCAGCAGATTATCCAGGATGTCAA AAAGGGAGTGGAGGACAGTCAGCGGGTACGTCGGCGGCGCCATTTCGTCCACAGGGAACGCAATGACTCCACCGGCTCCAGCTCCATCTACTTCACTGCCAGCCAGGGCATGGCCAGCACGTATGAAACGACCAGCGAAGGAGG GTACTCGACGGCCTACGCTGAGTCTGACTACACCGATCGTGACACAGACAAAGAGGAGGGTGAGCGGGAGCCTGAACAGGAgtctgaggaagaggaggaaaggagcTGTGCCACTGTCCTCACCATCCGCCAGGAAGACTCCCAGGAAGAAGAAGTGGAGGAGAGagggctggaggaggaggatgaggaagatGAGGGGAGGCTTCAGCTGGTGACTGAAGTTCCCAGCGGGGAGCTGGCTCTCCTCCTGGCTCAGAGTGACATCCTCCACACAGGAGACGCCAGTTTGAAGGCAGAGGGCTTTCGCCTGCTGCTAGACAACAGAGCAGAG TATGGAGACAGCAGGGAGTTTCTATGGCGACTGGCTCGGGCGTACAGGGATATGTACGAATCCACTGAGGATAAACAAGAGAAGAAGGCCTACGCACAACAAG GTCGAGAGGAGGCCGAGTTGGCCCTGAAGAAGAACGGCCTGAATGCTGAGTGTCACAAATG GTTTGCTGTGCTGACAGAACTGACCTCCCAGCATGATAGCATGCATAGCAAGCTGAAGAGCAGCCATATATTAAAG GAGCATCTGGATCGTGCACTCGCCCTCAGAGATGATGACCCCATGTGTTTCTACCTGCTTGGCAGATGGTGCTATGAG gtAGCCACTCTGGACTGGTTGGAACAGAAGGCAGCGGCTGCCCTCTACCAGAGCCCCCCCACCTCCACACTGCATGACGCGCTTGAGAACTTTCTCAAG GCAGAGGAGCTCAGTCCAGGTTTCTCCAAGACAGTGAGACTTTACATTGCACAG TGTCACAAGAAGCTGGGGAACATTTCTGAGGCCACAAACTGGACTGAGCTGGCTCTGAAGATGCCCACAAACTCTAATTAT GATGAAACGACTAAACTGGAGGCTCAGCTTCGAGTCTTAACTGACAGAAAAACCTGA
- the rad51 gene encoding DNA repair protein RAD51 homolog 1 — protein sequence MAMRSEVRVETEVEEEENFGPQPLSRLEQCGIGASDIKKLGDAGFHTIEAVAYAPKKELLNIKGISEAKADKILAEAAKLVPMGFTTATEFHQRRAEIIQISTGSKELDKLLQGGIETGSITELFGEFRTGKTQLCHTLAVTCQLPIDQGGGEGKAMYIDTEGTFRPERLLAVAERYGLVGSDVLDNVAYARAFNTDHQTQLLYQASAMMAESRYALLIVDSSTALYRTDYSGRGELSARQGHLGRFLRMLLRLADEFGVAVVISNQVVAQVDGAAMFSADPKKPIGGNIMAHASTTRLYLRKGRGETRICKIYDSPCLPEAEAMFAINPDGVGDAKD from the exons ATGGCTATGAGGAGCGAGGTCAGGGTGGAGACAGAGGTAGAGGAGGAAGAAAACTTTGGGCCCCAGCCTCTGAGCAGACTGGAG CAATGTGGAATCGGTGCCAGTGACATCAAGAAGCTGGGGGACGCAGGTTTCCACACCATCGAGGCCGTGGCCTATGCACCCAAGAAGGAGCTGCTCAACATCAAAGGCATCAGTGAGGCCAAAGCTGACAAAATCcta GCTGAAGCTGCCAAACTTGTGCCCATGGGTTTCACCACAGCTACTGAGTTCCACCAGAGGAGAGCAGAGATCATCCAGATCTCTACAGGCTCCAAGGAGCTGGACAAACTCCTGCAGG GTGGGATCGAGACAGGCTCCATCACAGAGTTGTTCGGAGAGTTTCGGACAGGGAAGACCCAGCTGTGCCACACACTCGCTGTCACCTGTCAG CTGCCCATTGATCAGGGGGGGGGAGAAGGTAAAGCAATGTACATCGACACAGAGGGGACCTTCAGACCAGAGAGACTCCTTGCTGTGGCTGAGAG GTATGGGCTGGTAGGCAGCGATGTTCTGGACAACGTGGCCTACGCCCGAGCCTTCAACACAGACCATCAGACCCAGCTGCTGTACCAAGCCTCGGCCATGATGGCTGAGTCCAG GTACGCTCTGCTGATAGTGGACAGTTCCACGGCTCTGTACAGAACCGACTACTCAGGCCGAGGGGAGCTGTCGGCCCGACAGGGCCACCTGGGACGCTTCCTCCGCATGCTGCTCCGGCTGGCAGACGAG TTTGGCGTTGCTGTGGTGATATCCAACCAGGTGGTAGCCCAGGTGGACGGGGCAGCCATGTTTTCTGCAGATCCCAAAAAACCAATCGGAGGCAACATTATGGCTCACGCCTCCACCACACG TCTGTACCTAAGGAAAGGCCGAGGAGAGACGAGGATCTGTAAAATCTACGACTCGCCCTGCCTGCCAGAGGCCGAAGCGATGTTTGCCATTAACCCTGATGGAGTGGGTGACGCCAAGGACTGA